The sequence GTTGGCACAAGTGATATTCTATTTGCCAAGGCAAATAGAGTTGCAGAAATGTTCGCTAAGAACATTTCTACTTTGCGTAATCTATTGCACGGCTCTCTCTGATAATATGAACTTTAATCTGTCCGGGATATTCAAGCTCATTTTCAATCTTGGAAACGATTTCTCTCGCCATTAAGGGCAGAGTATCGTCCTGAACATTTTCGGGGCTGACCATAATACGAATTTCACGTCCTGCCTGAATAGCAAAGGACTTGTCAACACCTGAGAATGAGTTTGCAATTTCTTCAAGCTTTTCAAGACGCTTAATGTAATTTTCAAGATTTTCACGTCTTGCGCCGGGACGGGCTGCAGAAACAGCGTCAGCAGCCTGAACAAGAGCTGCAATAACTGTTTTACATTCAACATCGCCGTGATGCGCCTGTATAGCGTGGATAACTTCGTTGTTTTCTTTGTATTTTCTCGCTACATCTACGCCGATTTCAACGTGTGAGCCGTCGATTTCGTGGTCAAGAGCCTTGCCCAAGTCGTGTAAAAGACCTGCCCGTTTTGCAAGGTTAACGTCAACACCAAGCTCGGAAGCCATAATTCCGGAGATATAGGCAACCTCAACTGCGTGATTAAGCACGTTCTGACCGTAGCTGGTACGGTAACGCAAACGTCCGAGAATTTTGATAAGCTCGGGATGTAAACCGTGAACGCCTGTTTCAAAAGCGGCACGCTCACCCTCTGCCTTGATATATGCCTCAACTTCTTTGCGGCACTTTTCAACTGTTTCTTCAATGCGGGTGGGATGAATTCTTCCGTCGGAAATAAGCTTTTCAAGAGTCTGTCTTGCTATTTCACGCCTTACAGGGTCAAAGCAAGACAGAGTAATTGCCTCGGGAGTATCGTCAATAATAAGGTCAACTCCTGTGAGTGTTTCAATCGCTCTGATATTTCTTCCTTCACGGCCGATAATTCTGCCCTTCATTTCGTCATTGGGTAATGAAACAACCGAAACGGTTGCCTCTGAAACAAAATCAGATGCGCAACGCTGAATAGCAAGAGATATAACCTCTCTCGCCTTTGCCTCTGATGTATCTTTAATTTCCTGTTCTATTTCTTTTATCTTAACAGCAGCTTCGTGACGAACCTGCGCCTCAAGAGTTTTGAGTAAAAAGTCTTTTGCCTGTTCTGCAGTAAGACCTGAAATTTTTTCCAGCATACTCAGCTGGCTCTTTTTAATATCATTTACCTCAGCCTGAGTATTTTCAACCTCTTTTATTTTGTTTAAAAGGTTATTTTCCTTAGTTTCAATAGAGTCATTTCTCTTATCTAACTGCTCTTCCTTTTGCTGAAGCCATCTTTCCTGACGGGAAACCTCGTTTCTGCGCTCCTTGATTTCCTTCTCGGCTTCTGCTCTATTTTTATGGATTTCTTCTTTTGCTTCGATTAAAGCTTCTTTTTTCTTTGTTTCTGCTGTTTTAATCGCATTATTTACTATTCTCTTTGCCTCTTCTTCAGCACTTCCGATTTTGCCTTCTGCAATCTTTTTTCTATAGAAAGTGCCAAGGGCAAAGCCTAAAATTAAAGCAACAATGCCTATAGCAATCATAATAATTATATCCATTAAATTATATTTTTACACCTCCAATAAAAATTTATCAAACTGTCAATATTTTTAAGAAACAGAAAAGTAAACGGCAATAATAAAAAGACGGGTACTTCTTAAAATTCCGCAAAATACACTTATTATATTTTAACTGTTATGCAATAGGTTTGTCAAGTATTTTTTTGTTAAATGTTTTTTAACGCAATTATTTAAAAACAGGACAAAAATATCCGCTTATGTTATTGCAAAGACCTTTTTATTGGACAGATAGTGTGATATAATGCGTTTAAGAGGTGAAGAAAATGTTTTGTGAAATATCGGAGCAAGAGTTTTTAGCAAGAAAAAATACACCGATTGAATATATCGGAATATGCGAGCTTGCTTGGCTGATAGATGATAACCTACTGGATTGTGAAGGAATCATTGTAGCTTTTACTGACAAGCAGTATCTTATTAAAAG is a genomic window of Oscillospiraceae bacterium containing:
- the rny gene encoding ribonuclease Y, which produces MDIIIMIAIGIVALILGFALGTFYRKKIAEGKIGSAEEEAKRIVNNAIKTAETKKKEALIEAKEEIHKNRAEAEKEIKERRNEVSRQERWLQQKEEQLDKRNDSIETKENNLLNKIKEVENTQAEVNDIKKSQLSMLEKISGLTAEQAKDFLLKTLEAQVRHEAAVKIKEIEQEIKDTSEAKAREVISLAIQRCASDFVSEATVSVVSLPNDEMKGRIIGREGRNIRAIETLTGVDLIIDDTPEAITLSCFDPVRREIARQTLEKLISDGRIHPTRIEETVEKCRKEVEAYIKAEGERAAFETGVHGLHPELIKILGRLRYRTSYGQNVLNHAVEVAYISGIMASELGVDVNLAKRAGLLHDLGKALDHEIDGSHVEIGVDVARKYKENNEVIHAIQAHHGDVECKTVIAALVQAADAVSAARPGARRENLENYIKRLEKLEEIANSFSGVDKSFAIQAGREIRIMVSPENVQDDTLPLMAREIVSKIENELEYPGQIKVHIIRESRAIDYAK